Below is a window of Plasmodium sp. gorilla clade G2 genome assembly, chromosome: 6 DNA.
tatatatatatatatatatatatatatggtttatattcctttttttttcatcatttactTGTGTAGTAGAAATAGTATTGCATTAAGCTGAAAACGTAAACAACGGCTAATTGcactgaaaaaaaaaaaaaataaataataaataaatatataaaataatgtgGTTAcacaatattattaaaatgttcATTATGGAATATGTAGATATAAATAACTTTATGTATCAtagttaattttttttttttttttttttatatattactgATGGCGTcgcttttctttttcttaacATTTTGCATTCCTATATAGGTACATCTTGAGATGGAAAGGATAGTactaaaaagagaaaaaataaaataaataaatatatatatatatttatatatttatatatacataaaatattttaatataataattcatatatttttttccgaaaatataattcattatataatgggaaaacatttttttatgtattatatgtgCCATAAGAATAAAATGACATCCgtgatttttctttttaatttttttttccttacaAGAAGAGAACTGGGATTAAAATAACATAGTTCATGCTTACGCTTAAGACACATTTGCATAAAACGGAGCTGcaagaaagaaaagaaaaaaaaaaaattaaaaaatgaaaaaaaaagaaattaacagataattattttaacatattaaCATTAATATTGAACAAAGTATTGATAtagaaatatgaaaaattatatatatatatatgtatatatttttttttgttctaacGTTAAGCTCTTTGGTAAGACATCTCTCAATGTGGTTCTTTGGAATATGGCTGCTCCTTTAAGTCCTCTAAGAATACACATTGTTATAAccttaaaaagaaataataataaaaaataaaattaaacatattatcacatatataaatatatatatatatatatatatatatatatatatatatataatatgtgggATGCATTATTATAACTTCATTTTTCACTTACTAAAACGTGAGATTCAGTGGTTCCGATTTTTCCTACAGATGTGTTAAATACTTTTGTGTGATATTCCATCcactacaaaaaaaaaaaaaaaaaaaaaaaaaaatattaatatgaaaatataataatatggacatataacatatttatttaaaattttttttttttttttttttcaagttattttttttcgcCTTACTGAAAACATGTATCCTTGGATTTGAACAATTGCTAATAGctgtaaaaaaataagaaaaaattaacatatacatatatatatatataatattcgtGTGATACTTATTTTTTGGGTTTTATAATCTTACAATGTAATAGATCAAAGATTTTGGGAACCCAGCTGCCTTGCAAGCAATGAAAACAAAGAAAGACTACAAAagggaaaatatatatatatatatatatatatatatatgcatatataatgACACCAGCCTGTGGATatgagaaatatatatattaatcataAATTTTATGCTTACTGTTGTTATTGCATCACATCCATGATCAAATAATTGTCCCAAAGGAGAACTGGTATTTGTTCTTCTAGCTTGTTTGCCATCAACAGCATCAAAtgtctatatataaaaataaaatatattaataatatatatatatatatatatatataaagtatgtattatatatatatatatatgtttatatatttatattgtacGTATgccaattatatatataatatggttttatataatcttttTACCTGATATAGGAATAAAAAGATTCCTGCATAAATGTAGATATAATcatactttttattttgagTATCAAAAACAAATGTAAGAATAAATGCAATTGTTGAACATAAGAATCCTAATAATGTTAAGAGGTTTGGTGTTATAGACtgtaaaaagataaaaagataaaaagataaaaagataaaaatataaaaagtaataataatattatatgtattggtatacatatatatataatatatataatatatatgtttattcatACATATCCATGTCATACAAAAAatcctttttatttcatctatcaatccatatattttatattatgttctTACCTTTGGTACGAATTTGACACATATATTCCAGAAAGCATCAAAAAGATTGTCAAGGAGTGAATTGCCTCCACTCTTATAAACATAAGATTTACAATTTGAATAAACACTTTTATTTAACTTAAAAAGAATCcccatttttatatatattataaaaatttaaaataattaaaagaaaaaaaaataataataataataaaattcaaatataataaaattatatattatataatatatatatataattatatattattaaatatattaaatcttTAATATGTgtactataaaaaaaaaaaaaaaaattaatattataattcctatatataaaacaataatatattatatatatatatataaatatatattatatatatatatattatatatattatatatggaaCTTTCCAAAACaacaaatttttataatctaAACTTGCGTTTTTCTTcacaaaaattttttttttttttatttcatgtGTTCAAcacaataaaaaattaaaattcaATATTTAacctttaaatatttaatctattaaaataaaatatataatattatgtgtatattggttggatataaaaattaaataaaacaaaacaatataatataatacaatatataagtaagtaataatatattcaaaatataataaaattaaattaaatatatataaataaaataataacagttaatataataataaaaaaaaaaattagtaaaatttttttttattaaatattcatatattatttataaataataaaaaaatagatagaaaaagaaaaaaaaaaaaaaaaaaatgaataaaacaaaataaaacaataaaaaaatcaaTAAAACCAATAAAAACCAAATAAAACCAATAAAACCAATAAAACCAATaaaattgtatataaatatatattatatatttttatatatattttgaaaaattttattttggttatatttaaatataaataataaaatttatataaaaattttaatttattttattttatataatatatattttatataatatttattttatttaaaaaaaatgaaaaaaaattaaaaaaaaaaaaaaaaaaagcttcCAAAAAACCATTTTATGGTTTttctattaaaaataaaattttttcattagaataagaacaaataaataaatattatatataaatatatattattatatatatattaaataatatattttatttatatattataattttttttattgttgttgGCTTTATATAGAAAGTTATTGCTGTTTATTCTTCGttctatttcttttttttttttttttggttttatattaaaaaatacatgTTCTTACAAAACATACTATATACTAAAATTTGTTAacgaaaaaagaaaaattcttATTCTATgcttaaatatttaatattgaGGTATTTTATAtgcttattatattaatatatatatataatataatactattatatattatatatatataatataaaatgagttattttaatatatatatggaattatatatataatattaatatattatatatatatataatatattatattatttttaatatataatctaaaatttttataattttcttttatataatttaaataaaataaattattgataaaattttaccctttaaaagaaaatattgtatttttctttactttttttttgttctctacaggaataattataatattatatcatatataataataataataatatattttacggcttatattttatatattaaaatatatacttaaataataatatattttttataatatttttatatagaaatttttgaaaaaaaaaaaaaagaggaaaCAAAAAATCTTCCATTTTAgatatttttctattattttttaaaatatataaattaattaataaaataaaaaaaaaatacatatatatagatatatacagcaaaatgaagaaaattttaatttgcCGATGACCTTATTgggttatataaatattaaaatatagaatGATAATTTTTTCGTTTATATGAGGATATAttgaaataattttaaaaaaataaaagaaaagaaaaataagaaaaataataattacattTGCTCAAGTATATTACagtttaaattttattttttttttagtaaaTTTTAAGATAAAATGATAATCCTATAACCTTGAAGGTTTTCATTTTCTAActcattataatttattataataaaaggaaaaagaggtttataaatataattattgtaaaaatataggatcaatatatatatatatatgtatgtatatatattttgtttgatTAGGtctgtacttttttttttttttcatatttttgtatgattattattttctcatCCTATCCTTATTTTGCGCACGCTTTCTTCAGAgcataaattaatataaattaaaagcatgggcattattttatattatattgttatttatatatattttttttatttatttacttaaTAAATGTGCATTAAGAATgcaataaatgtatatttctaatatgggatataataaaaaggaaaatatattttgtttatagacttgtatttttaatttaagttcttttttcttatttaaatttattatgtctttaatatatatatactaacataacatatatatatatatatatatatatatatatatatatatatatatattaaaacaaaaggaatattatttgttatatactTTCCATATAAAAAACTTGATAAGCCTTCgcattattttaaaatgcaGTATGAACTATTGGTATgttaaaatgtaaatatgaattatatataaatataatatatacataataaaccCCCTTCTGAAATAATTtactattttattaataaataataatatatactgtAAATATCATTAGgttcttataaaatatttttaaaataatattaataattcttcaaaaggattaatattattcattatatataagttgAAATTAtgtttttacttttataattatttcatatatatatatatatataataattattgcCTAGATATCCAACGTTGGGGGggaaatgtatatataaattatatatatatatatatatatatatatatatattttattgtgaaattatatgtatttccATGTagattaataattattatgaagaTGAATATAAAGATAGTACAGATCGACTGTCTTTTATGAAATTTATCCGTTTGTTGTATTGCTGTTTCTCTGTAATGATTTTAATTGGTATTCTATATCtttgtttaataataattgtatatgtatatatatatataaatatatatttatttatttatatttataaataaatgtgttaatatatatcacaaATATCCTGACctgttcataattttttcttttttttttttttttttttttttttataggttTTTCTTGTATCACCAATGGGAACAGAGGAATTGGATTTTtagttttttcattttttccaagttttttttatttatatatgttagaaaaaataagaatgtgACTTTaagtttattttatattttttgtaaatttttatttacgagaattattatttttttttttttttcttttaaccTTTTCATAACAggtttaagaaaaaaatccaAAGGAAAATAAGCTTTGTTCATGTAATAGAAATGGTACTATATGGATCAATTTTGTCAGTAGTTTTAGCCAGTATattagaatatattttatcattttattttttttatttttccaatTTATGTTTTACAAATGAAGTAAATAGGTCCCTTTATTTTGTGTATTCGATAAtagtatttttttgtaaaatgaaaaaggaatataaaaaaaatgtacataaatatatacatatatatatatatataataaatatatttatttaaaaaatttatgtatttgtttttataaatgtataaagttcattttataaagtacttttcataataaagtatataaatatatttgtatgcgttttatataaatatatagatttatatttattaacataTGTAAACCTTTTCTTTaagactttttttttataatagcATATGTAGAAGAGCTTTCGAAGATTATGCCAATgctatttgtatatataaatatatcacattgtaaaaatgaatataaagaattacCCTTAGTTAATGATAGTAATATTTTAGAAGACCCTTCTTATGAAGAAGGACCAAAAGTACAGGAATATAGAAGACCAAaatttcaatatattatagtgAATGACGAAttggaatatatttttttctctttatgTTCTTCAGCTGGGTTAACATtacattttgtatataaaaatggaaagtttatttttttttatgaaatatatttataattatataatatatagtatatgtttcaaatatatatatatgtatattttatagaattcatatatatatgttattttatttgaatatgttttattattttattttattcttctttatatatgGACCATTCTTTTGGCGAGTAGATTTTCAAGTACTgagaatttattttattcaacGCAAACTACCAAGGACaactttttttgtattataatattaaggtaaggaacaaaataaataatttatgttataataaaacaaatttattagatcatttatttttatttttttcagaaATTTAATATGTGTGCTATTTCATATGTGCTGCACGGGTATTTCAtcctataatatatataattatgttaaccagaaatacaaaaagggtaaaaaaaaaaaaaaaaagaaggaaaataattgtataattaatatatcatattctCTATTGTTATATTTGTGTGAAAAATAATCTATAAGACATTGAGAGTCAATATTGTATAAAATGGTATGTTACGTctacacataaaaatatatatatatatatatatatgtattttttttttttttttttttttttttttttcgtttttgaaataataaggttttttttttagatgcTTATACATATTCGGATCtctattttcttcttctttatttcaCGCTGTTTATGACTATACGATATTTTTTAGTTCGATGAACATTCCTTCttatcaaataatttttttaaaaatattgtttACTTATAGTTTCATTTCAGTTTTGttgatgtttttttttagtgTAATTAGGAACatgatataaatttaaatttttttttttttttttattatttgtgttGAAAATATTACTGGGTTTATTTAGATTATATTTTGTgataaatatgaacaatgttaatatatatatatatatatatatatatataatatttttaagtttaagttgtttaatatttctatagatggataatttttatttattacatatgaTTATAGTTATAACTTtgttattatacatataaatgaataattggggtattacaaatatatatatatatatatatatatatataataaaaaaaaattaatacaacaaatatatgaatcaaagatatatatatatatatatatatatatatatatatatatatatgtaataacaATGATGAGTAGAATATAAGATGTAGTggataaaattatatgtgaaaatacacataatatacatatatattttttttttttttgtgttacatttttattgtgTCATTCGTCGGTGTTTAGATCTGTTATTATGATGACTATTTTCCAATTTCCAGATGATTCGAATTGACCTAATTTTAATCCAAACCAACATTTATTATAAGGTAccattattttaaatattccaacatcttctttattatttctacATTCATTTAATATGTTTAAAGCTTTCATAAGAGTTTTTATAAAGATaacttttttaataatttgtgTATTgtattgtatattatttgcTTTTCGTTTATATTGTAAATTTTTCATATCTTGTATATTATGAAgattgttttgtttttttttatccacaatatttttaagaacaaaattattttttagtgTTGTAATATTTTGAGAAGTTAAAGAATTCATTAAGAAGATAATATcacaatttttatttgaaacTTGAAAAGTGATTTGGATTTTATCTGAAAAGAATTTTGAATAggtatttaatattttacaacattttttcaatttacagttaacacataaaaaatgtttattcattttaatatttggAAAGTTGGTTAAGGTtggatttattatttctataccacattcatattt
It encodes the following:
- a CDS encoding choline/ethanolaminephosphotransferase, putative; the encoded protein is MGILFKLNKSVYSNCKSYVYKSGGNSLLDNLFDAFWNICVKFVPKSITPNLLTLLGFLCSTIAFILTFVFDTQNKKYDYIYIYAGIFLFLYQTFDAVDGKQARRTNTSSPLGQLFDHGCDAITTSFFVFIACKAAGFPKSLIYYILLAIVQIQGYMFSWMEYHTKVFNTSVGKIGTTESHVLVITMCILRGLKGAAIFQRTTLRDVLPKSLTSVLCKCVLSVSMNYVILIPVLFFTILSISRCTYIGMQNVKKKKSDAIMQLAVVYVFSLMQYYFYYTNVTPKTELICFSIIALYSCFYNLFINLSTILKIKMDLIPIPVIFYYLSIFLIFLKRNTKYKFLKHPLLKDNYILYYMFFFGAIYLLDYAHTIITNICKELNITFILNKKYKKK